The genomic DNA aaaaacactacttgtgtgcattttgaagcaaaacaaaggacactgatgtattttaagatatggcattgcCAGTTTTTTTGAGGtcggacagctcttacatttattttagtctaggactagtctaatccctgtacgggaaaccaccccttaaactttattttactttacaatcatatacatatttatttaatacaagagtgagtTCAGGTGCAAAAGAGGAGCTGGGGTCTCATCAGCTctcttgttcagtagtcagggcactgtgGTTAGGTAGTCTGCCATTATGCCAAACGTTAGTTACCTAAAAATtccatgcaacgcaaaaaccggtgagcatcgatggtccctatgttcccttactggaaatcacgtgaccttttctaaaGCCCTCCAACCGAAAATCACgcgagcctactcaataaactttatgaaatgcaaacttttataaagacaaacgtttgttttagtttaaatataaacacacattgctagacagttagggaccacaatctactcaatatttaaaataatatttatttcaaattgtaaagatttttatatgtaacatttaataatttccTCCAATTTAatgcacgtatatgtaagaacataattacagcgctttttacaatgtgtaaacttttaaaaattagcgagatgttggtttttccggttgttgatgagtaacagctgtgaatgatcacaacgcgcagccacgtcacaggagaatAAGTAGTGTCCCaaatgtcaagtgagctagagtccttaccagtgcccgaacctgcatacacattcacaacatcGGGAGATTGGGAACAAATTGAGACTTAAGGATATGTTGTGGAGCAATTAGATCATCACCAGTGTCAGCACTTAATGTTGAGATGGGGGTTATGCCACTAGGAATGAGAAGGATAAAATTGAGAATGAGATATTGGGCAAACATAAAAGGTCAGTTGGAGAACCATCCAGTTAAGAATGTTTTAAGGTAATGTTGGGAATATAGCCAGAAAAAACTAACACGTTTTGGATGGTTTATCAATGAGGAGGCTAGAGACATAGGGATTAGTGTTTTTAATATTGCTTCTAGTGTGGTGCTGCCAGCAATTCCTCCTTGGTTTTTTCCCATGCCCTCTATTGATATGCAgttacacaaagacaaacataATGAGGAGAAAATCCTGGATAGCATAGCAGTACAAGATTACATAGATCATGTATATTATAGTGCCATCCAGATATATACTGATGGATCAAAAGATCCAGATTCTGGTACAACATCTGCAGCAGTATTTATACCTCTATTTAAAGTCAACATTTTGAAAAGAACATCAGATCACATCTCAGTATTTACAGCAGAATTAATAGCAATTATATTAGCATTGCAGTGGGTTGAAGAAGttcaaccaatcagatctgTTATATGCACAGACTCTTTATCTGCAATTGAAAGTATAGCAAGTGGTATTTCTACAGCTAGACAGGATTTAATTTATGAAATACTACAAAGTCTTTTCAGAATCAGACAATTGGGAATCAGTATTTCTTTCCTTTGGATACCAGCTCATATGGGGGTGACGGGAAATGAAGAGGTGGATAGTTTAGCTAAACAGGCCATACAATTTTCAGAAGTTGATATTAAAATTGCATTAAGTAAGACTGAGATAAAAAGTATAATTGGTAAGGAAATTAGGAATAAATGGCAGAAGGAGTGGGACAGTGGAAATAAGGGTAGACATTTATACAACATTCAAAGAACAGTAAGTTTGGAAAGAAGAAGCATTGGAAACAGGAAGAAGGATGTTTTAATTTCAAGAATGCGCATTGGccattgtttattaaaacaaagtATGTTCAGAATTGGGAAACACCAGACTGGGTATTGTGAAAAATGTGGCTCGGAAAATATGGAAACAGTTGAACatgtattattaaaatgtgAGGCTTATGATAGAGAAAGATTTAAGTTATTTCAAGCATTAAGTGAGTTGGAAATAAACGTTGTGTCTATGCAAGCATTATTACGTGATTGCCCAAAGCAGGTTAAAGTAAATGAAGGAatatttaatttcttaaaagaTACTTTTTTAATTAACAGGATTTAGGTCACTACTACCATAACGTTATCCACACTCCAATCCAGTAGGTGGCGGGAATGCACCATTTAAGTTTGGTTTGCCAACTGCCATTAAACTTGagtagaagaagaagaagaagaagaagaacaaaTTGAGACACTCGCCGAGCAGCACCCGCATCCAGCAACAGTGCAGTGTTGGGTGCGTCGCTCTAATTTGCCAATGTAGAACGTTGCGTCGCATTAGTTCCACTTTTTgcgctcgcgtgtaaaatctaaataaatttatacttttttatttggtcagcacggggtggccacaggggtggccagtgacatgtctacagaggcacgggccacccttggcctccgtgtagaaccgccactgagTGATACCCTTTAAAAATGACCATACGTTTGATGTAACTGCTGTATAAGtgatttgttacagtattttcaTGTGTCTCTCTCTATTAATGTTCGTGTGATTTCTGCAGGCGCAGACCAGCTGCCCGTGACCAGCACCGCTCTCGTGGCCACTCGCGCAGCAGGAGCCGCTCCCATTCTAAAAGCAGAGGCAGGCGCTCCAGGTCCAAATCCCTCAGTCCACGGGAACAGACAGATTTCCACAAGGAGGGGCAGGACGGCCCAGGCAAAACGCACGAACGTTCCCCGTCACGCTCCCATTCTCAGTCCGGCTCGCGATCCAGGTCTCGCTCGTGATCTCCGGCGAGCCGCAAGTCCTGGCAAAGGCTTATGATGTCATCATAGATCtgtgttgatttttttcttctttattttgttttattcgaGTTCAGTTTAAATGGTGTTGTATGCCTGTATGCAGACATGACggttttcatttttcttttttgaaatattttagtATTAAGAGAGATTCATCCTGATGCCTGTTTTAGTAAACACAGTAAAAAGTCTTTGAGCTGCGGAGCATGTAAGTCAGGAATGTTCATGCTAAAATAAAGTCTTTAGGTGTAAAGATGTTAGTGGGATTTAGTTTACAGACACAGCAGCATTCACGAGGCATTGAACAActgcttaaaatatttttgtatggaTTTTTCTTTCGGTTAACCAGTAATGATGTCTTCCATGAGTGTCCtgaatgtgtttttattgtgaGATCTGCAGGCTTTTTACACGTgaccttaaaataaaatacatttctcaTGCTTTGTATGTTGATGTATCTTAATTTTACCAGGTGGAGCATGTTATGTAATGCTCAAAGTTTCTTGATGAattaacaattattattatgtgGGTAATATCTCTTAAACCTGGTCTCTTCAATCAGTCACCTTTGTTTCCAAATCAAATATTACACAAAGAATTACATTCAGGTGAGTTGAATTCAAATTGAAATGTGTGGTCAGTAATGATCATTTGATCAAGCTAAGAACATAACATCTCATGCACTCAAGGTTTGAAAGAAACTGAAAACACTGTTTTAGATGTTGCAAACCTATCATATTTTCAGATATCCCATAATCCACCGCCTCACAAGAATCGAATCGGTCTTGAGCCGTATAAGCAGCAGTCATAGAAATGTCACTGCTCTGTCTGGCCATCAATTTCTTAAAATGGATTTGAAAAACATGCTGGGGGACTGAATGGGAAGAGAGCTGCTCATGTATGAAATCTGAAGTGAGTGACTGATCGTTAATCAGGATAATAAGTATTGATGGATCAGTGAGGCATTATGGTGGCTGCTGGGAGCgttttgacattttattatGTGGTCTGGGAAGCTGCACGTTTCTTTTAACCATCACtctttagtgtttttttatttcagttcaTAAGCATGACAGTGTGAAGAATTGGTACTGAATCAACCTAATCTCCTAAGAAAGTTATTTGGagtgacatgagggtgagtaaatatgACTGAAGCAGCTCTAAATGATAATGAATGTTTCTAGCAGCACTTGTATCGTCTACAACCCATCACACTAAAGCTAATCCTGAAAGTTATGAAATATAAATGGCGATTCCTTTCAGCAGCATATCTACATGTTTCAAACAGACAGTGTCTGATTTAATGATAAACCGCTATTATTTGTAGTCAATTTCTCTTATTTGTGCATCATCTCTTTGAACAATAGTGACTATTGCAATGGTAATTGATTCTTTAAAACTTTAGATCTTGATAGGAAGTCTTTTATATAGTGTAGTTGTCACTGAAGTTGTGGCACACGCAGGGAGTGAAAGTGCCGACACGTGCTTGCACTGTATTTTCCCCGGCTGTAACGTGCCGGCACAGTTTACATCATGTATTGATTTTTTGTGGTCCATCTGTTTTGAACATCCAGCTaaactttctctctctctctcttcccatCTCCCCAGTTGTGATGCTCGTGTAAAGATGGGAGACTGGAACTTCCTGGGCGGAATTCTAGAAGAGGTGCACATCCACTCCACCATGGTGGGAAAGATTTGGCTCACCATCCTCTTCATCTTCCGCATGCTGGTGCTGGGCGTCGCGGCCGAGGACGTCTGGAACGACGAACAGTCGGACTTCATCTGTAACACGGAGCAGCCCGGCTGCCACAACGTCTGCTACGACCGTGCCTTCCCCATCTCGCTGATCCGCTACTGGGTTCTGCAGGTCATTTTTGTCTCCTCGCCCTCGCTGGTTTACATGGGCCATGCCATTTACCAGCTGCGTGCCCTGGAAAAGGAGCGTCACTGCAAGAGAGTGGCTCTCAGGAGAGAGCTGGAGACAGTGGATGCAGAGCATGTTGAACCTCGCAGGCGCATTGAGAGAGAACTGCGACAGCTGGAGCAGGGGAAGCTCAACAAAGCCCCTCTCAGGGGCTCACTGCTGCAGACATACGTGGCGCACATCGTGACTCGTTCGGTGGTAGAGGTTTGCTTTATGATGGGCCAGTACCTGCTTTACGGTCACCACCTAGAGCCTTTATACAAGTGCAACAGAGAACCGTGCCCCAACGTGGTGGACTGTTTCGTCTCTCGACCCACAGAGAAGAGCGTGTTTATGGTGTTCATGCAGGGTATCGCTGCCGTGTCCTTGTTCCTCAGCCTGCTGGAGATCCTCCATCTAGGGtacaaaaaactgaaaaagggaATTCTGGATTATTATTCCCACTTGACAGATGACCTGGCTGACTATTACAGTAACAAGTCCAAGAGGAACTCGGTGGAACATCCGAGCCATGGACGCAAAGCCACTATACCAACAGTTCCCAGTGGATTTACACTCCTGGAGAAACAGGGCAACGGACCCACGTATCCCCCCCTCATAAGCCCATTATCTGCTTTCCTTCCAATACAGAGCCACTCTGGACCATCGGAAGTAAATATTCAGCGGGAGAACAGGAAGATTGTGCCGAGTCCTATGGAAAGTAACAGCAATCGCAATGACACTAGCAGCGAAACTCGCTCTACGCCTGTGCAAAAACCCGCTGATCCAGAGCGGTCAACACCTGTCTCGCAGCACCTGGGATCCAGAAGCTCAGATTTCTCCACCCTCTCCATAACGGATACGATTACCTGCCCGGTGGTGGTGCGCAAGACCCGGAGATTAAGCCCACCCTGGAACTGCAGCACAGTTATGGAGGGCAACGGTTCAGACACCGGAGACTCCAACAGCGAGATGACAAACCAGGTGACGAGACCTCGCTGTGGCAAAACCGACCCGAGGAGACCCAGCAGAACACAAACGCCAGACTCTGTGGCGCAGCTCGGCTCACCGCACCACAGTTCTGTAGAAAGTCCCACGTTTTCACCCAACCGACGAACATCATTAGCAAGcaccagcagcagcagcagacGAGCTGCGAATGACCTGCAGATATGACCTGCAGTTTCTGTGTCCAATCAGAGTCATTTAAGAGCATGCTGCTTAGTCTTTTTAAAGAATTCCAAGACATCCAAATTTCTACAGTTTGTGTAACTGGGTTTTTAATACTAGGCTTGCATCTTTGCAGTCATTTTATAATGAGGAATGACGGCTGACATTACTAACAGACATATCTAAGTATACCATACGGTGATGTGTCTCTTGATCTCTGCTGAACTGTATGATTTTATACTTTCTAGTACACTTGCTGCTCTTTGTTTAGGACCTGGAATACCCACACCTGAGGCTGTCCCACTCTCATACTGAACTTACTTGTGCTGGACATGTGTAGGTGTATCTGGCATTCGACAAAcaagattttaaaatatataaattcacTGAACTTGGTTTTCTTTTTCCATATTCATAAAGATTCTAAGAAGCCTCTCAAAAAACTCCTAATTTAGCATAAGAGTCTTAGCTTGAGAGCGATTCGGGACTGATCTGAGAGCAACTCTGAGTAAGGAAAAGACAAAAACTTTTATCTTACTGAGGAGGTGGGGTTGACCCTGCTGCTACGTGTGACACAATCTTTTGAAgactgtgattggttggttgTCCAAGAAGGAAGAAAAAGAGTGCTTTTAAGTATAGGATCTATTAGCTAtcaatttaaaattacagttataCTTTTACctattatattattaattatatattttttatgtagcATGCTGTTAATGTCATACttatttgaaatgaaataaacaGCGACAAAAGGTTCCGTAAGTTTGTGTGATTACTTTGCTTATAGACGTCTTTAACAGACCTAAATCCTCTTTGCTGCATAGTTGCATTATTTCTAGTAACCAAATCTGTTACTGTAGTTAATATAGTGATTACTTTTATTTCTGGCgttacattatattattatgtCTCTTAATAAGATCGGTCACAAACATGATTCCTGCACGATCTAATGTGTTGCATGTTATTAACTTACTGTCATGCATTGTGTGCATTATTATTTGTCCACATTCCCGGTTGCTAAAAAAACTCTTAAGCCTCTTAAAAGTCCTCGTCTGTGCTCCTAACAATTTTGGCCTTAAGACCTCTTTTAAGGGTGCTTtctgaattacttttttttactaggaTTTTTTCTATTTCTAGAGTGAACGCCCACATTTGTAAGAATTTTCTTAGAATTGTGTCACTAGGAGCTACTTTTTGCATTAATTATGAATACGGGCCCTgttctttaaaataatttttgtgtgCTCAACATCGAAAAACGAGCAAAGACCAGCATTACAGTACTGTACTAACCTGcaaatttgtttaattttagaTCCGTCTCATCAAACccaaataaatttaaaatagcAGGTACAATCTATACAGGCAATGTGAAAGAGATTTGCATTTGCAGCTTTGCTATTATGTCTTgtcattattgttttaaaacaattagAAGCCTTAAAACACTCCAGTGTTCATACAACACTGTTTAGATATAACTATACAGTAGTTTGTTAAAGCACTAAATGACAATTAAACAATTGGTCTTCATTGATACACATTTCttaaaacattcacaaaataaatgcaatgaacaggaaatcacatttttttttattaaatatcagGCACATATAAACTTAAATCTTTGCTTTTTAGATGTGTTATTACAAAACATAAGGTAACAAACAAAAGATTTTAACTAATGTGATCAAATATCAAAACTCAAGATGTTTATTCTGTCCCATCTTCTTGCGCAGGCTCATACTGCATAAGCTGAAAATTAAAGTCACGAGTCAATCTGAGAAATTTACTACTCACCATAACAAATCTCATCAAAGTGCTACTGTTAAGGTAACTAATGGCACACTTGTGTATTACCATCTCTAATCCTGTTCCTGGAGAGCTACAAGCTGTGCTTGATTGGGATTGGagtagtgctgcacaattaatcgcatcgcaatcgcaatgtcagcctgtgcaattatatgacagcaaaatgttgcaattatattaaataaatccatctgtggacttgttaacaccaactttctgataacagtttgatgattttccttgctgtttaaaaaaaagaaagaaaaacgaacaaaaaaggtaGTGCATGTGTGACATGCacctgtgtggtgtgcgtcgtcacttgtgtgtgcgcagcgcggaaataccagagcaaagatggatgcagaggaggttgacagtgatctggtagctaaaaaaaaaaactacgtCTTTTGTATGacagtattttggatttaggattactgacactgagcagttgctacatcacgtggcaatacgaaagcatttctagttttacaaatacacattttagcattatcactaaactgtgtgtggattttccttaaaacccatcaagttgactcatgataccatttattataatcgcaatcgcacatcgcaatattagcatgaataaccgcaatgggaaaaattacccaaatcgtgcagccctagatTGGAGCAATCCTCTTCAGGACAGTAGATCTCCAGGAGCAGGgttatgctgggtacacaccaaaagataatccgGCTTCCGACAGTCCTAGCTTTGTCCCGATTGTCTTGATGGTTTtacagattatcttatcagattttcccttggtgtgaagtgtgttaagagtgtcccAACCTGATCAGAAGAACGTCAGAGACGCCCCAATTGCGaattgtaaatattaaacatgttctGAAATCCTAATGTGTGGGGGAACCCTAAGGACAAACACGTGCACGCTCGAGATTATAACGTGAAACCAAataatatccaatcagaaagtgaGATGATGGAGGACGGAAGCAGTCATGGTgcagcacaaagtgaagttgTCTATCAACCATGCTTATTCTGAAATCTCGCatgattttctgtgttcacaGTTGAGAGTCTCgttgaaaatctgtttgtgtgtggtgtgctgtcttcCAAAACGATTAAATGTAGaattttttatcctcatgtttgtggtctatcacattttgaaaatcttataagatgtaaaaaatcttttggtgtgtacccagcattagaGATCCCTGCCACAGATTTATCTGCTGTAACAAGGCTGCCTCTACAAAGCAGTTGGCGAACTTCATATAGATATTTCTTGTAAATATTAAAGGAAATCtagttattataaaaataagctACGGCTCCACCAATTGGATTCTTGTTTAGTGGTAAAGGCTCTGAATGATTTTTATGGTAAAAATCTCACCCTTGTTTTCAGCTCTTTGTTCTCCTCCACGAGCTGTTGACATTTCTGCTGCAAATCATTTAGCTCCAGACGCAAGCTTTCGGCATCGTCTGACTCAGGACCAGCAACACCCAAGTGATGCTTTATAAAACTAAAGGGTTCACAGTTAAGGCCTCACCCTCCAAAGTACAAAAAATACGATGCTTCAGCTCAGCCGGGACTTTGCAGACCCGCTTCAGAAGCGACCTGTGGATCCACTTGTACGACCCAATCTACCCACAACCGATCGAGAAGTAATCTATTCCCTGTGCTTTGTTGAGATTTCTTAAGGTGAATTGTTTCAGTAAGGACCAGCAAGTGCTGGTGTGCAGTACGTTTTTGTGGCTTAGAAATGATCACATTTGCTTCAGTGAAATCACATGAAAAGGTCTCGGTGTACTGCTGCCGTGTCAGGATGAGAATAAATGTGTCAACATCAAAAGGCAGAAAAGGATACTCCAGGGCATTGTTGGGTTTCTCTGTTTCCTCGTATAAAGCCACCAAGACTGAAATGTGAAACATTAAATCAGCTTAATACAGGAAAATACTGatgataaataaacaaacacattagATACATGTCTTGTAGGTTTTACCATTGGTGAGGCTATCCAGGACTCCGGCCTTCTCCAGATATCTCCTAAACTGCTCTCGCTTCGACTCGGATGCCTACGTGTACAGAGTCAGAGAATAAAAAGCAAAAGTGTTATCTGAGCTACGAAGGTAAACTGCTGGATTTTTTATATCAAATTTTATCCCTTTATCCAATCAGGATAAGAGAGAAATACTTCATTAACCATTTCATTCATAATGTTCCTCAAAGTTTGGACGTGATGAAAGACACCTGTGTGTGTGAACCGAGTAAATACATCCCGAAAAAACTTTTACCAAATCATTAAAAGTCTTCAAAACGAAACAAGCATTAACTTATTTGTCTGATATCGTGTATTGTTCGTCGCATTAACTTCAGACAGAGTTTGGTTGAAGTAAGTTAAAATGCGTTGCTGCGGTGTTACTAATGTATGTAAAAACAGCGAACACTTCAAACAAAACCCGTTATCACACAAATGTCTTAGGTTACACATATTAACGTCATTTGTTTCTTTTGCTTACTCTGTAATGCGCCATCACGAACGAAAGTGTCAAAATGTTTGAGTCACAACGGCTCTGCTCTTCTGTGCGCATGCGCTCTGAACACAGGCGGAAGACAACACGCTGTCGCCCTGGCAACGCTTAAAGGGAACGTCTTGAATTCTTAAAGAAACTATTTAAAGGGGCTGAATGTAAgttattacttaaaaaaatctttaagatagagttttcatttgtatatttatgaggCAACCATAATGTAATAGAAAGAATGACACCTTGAGTGTCCTCCACGGTTGTCTCTATCAGCCTGTAGGCTCTTTTCTGTGTGGAGAAGTCGGGTCCGAATTGGCGCGAAATTCAAAATGTGACGTCATGCGCGTGCTCGTCTACCTGGGCGTTCCATATAGACGGGTACGGCCGTCATTAGTAAACAGCGGCAATCGCTAGCATGTTTCAAATGGACTCTGTAGACGGAAAGAAGCTACCAACTTCCAGCACAATCCAGACACTTACGGAAACTCCTcgtaagttaaaaaaaatccttatctaGTGCGGCCAAAATAGTGCGTGACCGGCGTCGGGGAAAAGACAAGAGTAAACATCGGATTGGCATTTTATTCTTGGAGGGAGCTCCGGTCAGCGCTGGGTATGAAAAGGCTTGAGCAGGTTTCCTTTTTACTGCAAAGGTAAGGCATAGTTACAGGACATCTGTAatatattatgttattgtttttgtgGTGTAATGCTAACGACAGCATTAGTTTGTGGTATGCTGTCGATAGCATGTAGCACAGGACCTTTTCAAAAGTTACTTTCTTATATGAATTATCTTTATTCAGAGCACGAGTGCATTAAGATTGTGAGTGTCGGGAGTGTGTTTTATAGTGTCGTGTTACAAAACTTTTAGAAGTAGACTTCTGTTGAAAATATAAAGTAGCACTGCAACATTTTGCTAAAATATGGTTTGTCAAACAATAACCTTACAGTACTGTAACTTTTCTTACATTTGTAAACATGCTGGTGAATCTCAATGAGCTGTCTGTGGTTGCTATGGCAACTCTGGTTGTTGTGGTCGTGCTCGTACAAATTTCTCAACTTACGGAGAGCACCTTTAATACTGATAAGTAGGGCTGTTAcgattaattgtgcaaatgcgcgttttctcaatgaatgaatttggtGTTACACCAAAAACTGTGACCATCATATTCTTTGACCCTAGAAGGCGCTGTTGTTTCCGTGCAGtttaaactgcaaaaaaaaaaaatattaaagagcacctattatgagATCAACGTTTTAAAACAtccttttgtgtgtatgtgtgtattagtacatgctaaCGATATTCAAAAAGTACCTCAAAggaaacgatgacgcgagttatcgtctctaacgttctaggactacaaaaaacactcggattgtaagcaacagtttacttcctgggattagtgacgtagagaagaccgacattatgATCGTTCAGCCCTCTCTGCTTTCCTTGGGTACGCCCTCAAAGACGGGGGTGGAGAGCACGGAAGAGAAGGAAAATGGCGGAGGTTGGGAGTTCCTGATTGAGTGTGCTTGTAAACTCTTGTTTAATCATTTAAGCAATTAGATATGTCGAGTAGACGCTGTCTCTTTAGATGCAAGGGCAAAATAGCACTTTATGGACTTACACACAGGACATCATGTTTAAGACGGCTCCAGCAAAATCCAGTCAGAAGTTGTTtatattagtgatgcaccgatgtatcggccgccgatatttatcggccgatttttgatgaatttgaaaccatcggcatatcggctatagcacgagaaaggctgatacttattgtttattaattaactgcataaagaaatccattatatgtaaaaaactacttaatgttgttaataaaataaatgctcgatagcaaaaaccacctttgaaggttgtcatgttgtcttattatatttgttttagcttaatttgtgcctctcttattatgttggtcagttgaatgttaattagatcaaatccatgttcagtaaaaattatttgatgcagaaataaactagcaaatagaccaactgtatagtattatatacaagtgtttaatatcggcatcggtatcggccagaaggtGTCTGTTTAAATCGATATCGTATCGGCCCAAagaaatcctatcggtgcatccctagtttataTGTTTTCACAATGACTGCTTCATGAACCAAAGCTGGATTTGCGTGACGTCTCCTCCTGAAAGTTGGATTACCGTGCACTTCTGGATCACAGGCTGTAAGTATCCATGTTTATTATTTACCTTTTACGTTACCGGTTACCGGAGCTTAACGTTATGTGCGTGTAGAGCGAGATTGCAAgctaatgtttttgtgttgtaatactgtatttcataaacaacGTACCATATTTACCCACGTGTATGTTGAATTATGCAGACTATCGGTTGTATTTATGGTTTTAACCAATTTTTAGATGTTGATTTAGACGTGTTTACAAACTTGCTAAGTTACCAGCTAAACTGTTACAGGTAAAGTTTGTCTCATGATCAAAGTCAAGTAACTCTAAGTGCAGATGATTTGTTTATATGTATATTACTGTTGTATTTACTTGAAGCTTTCTTATATTTTGAAACGAAGTAAACACGTAATGTGTGTTACTAATGTTGGGGCATGTAATATGTAATACATGAACGTTTTAATGAAGTGTCTAACCATTTATAGTCGCTGTACCCTATTTTTATAATATGTCTTTTTGAGTGAATacgtgtttgttttatttgtctattTCCTAGAATCGCAGCTGGACACATCCTTCTACACCGGAGGCAGCAGTAGATGTGATGATGTATAATGCCAAACATGCAACATCAGTGGGCACACAGTACGAGGAGTCAGACTGGCATATGATGAGCAAATGTGTGTAACACATGTGATGCATTTATCTAGTGATACCACTACCAGTCTTAAATGTATAACTGATGATGACAAAGTTTTTTTCCTCTGCATAATCATAGGAACCCAGGCAGTAGCGTCGTTTCACTGTTTCCATCACCTGATTCTCAGATTTGCAGCAAAAATGTGATTTTCCCATTTATTGGAATGCTGTGCAAGCATTTTAGTAactgtgttaaataaataagtttttactttgacaataaatgtattgcttgtttatatttttacaggttgTACCTTGCAGCCATCCATTACAATGTCACCAAGCCGTAACAAAAGCAGGAGAGGGAAAGTACAAGGTTATGTTCCCAAAGTCTACTGTaggcagtaatgtttttatttcaaatatatttacaaataaaacttaatgtatgaagcagggaaataaatgatcgaaacaaaagatttattgaCTGCAATATTTCTACAGTTATGTGGAGGATGTGATCAGGCTTGTGTTTGATGAGGTATTTGAAGATAAGCTGAAGGAAATCCCGATTCC from Misgurnus anguillicaudatus chromosome 20, ASM2758022v2, whole genome shotgun sequence includes the following:
- the mycbp gene encoding C-Myc-binding protein isoform X2 — translated: MNEMASESKREQFRRYLEKAGVLDSLTNVLVALYEETEKPNNALDFIKHHLGVAGPESDDAESLRLELNDLQQKCQQLVEENKELKTRLMQYEPAQEDGTE
- the gja9b gene encoding gap junction protein alpha 9b, which codes for MGDWNFLGGILEEVHIHSTMVGKIWLTILFIFRMLVLGVAAEDVWNDEQSDFICNTEQPGCHNVCYDRAFPISLIRYWVLQVIFVSSPSLVYMGHAIYQLRALEKERHCKRVALRRELETVDAEHVEPRRRIERELRQLEQGKLNKAPLRGSLLQTYVAHIVTRSVVEVCFMMGQYLLYGHHLEPLYKCNREPCPNVVDCFVSRPTEKSVFMVFMQGIAAVSLFLSLLEILHLGYKKLKKGILDYYSHLTDDLADYYSNKSKRNSVEHPSHGRKATIPTVPSGFTLLEKQGNGPTYPPLISPLSAFLPIQSHSGPSEVNIQRENRKIVPSPMESNSNRNDTSSETRSTPVQKPADPERSTPVSQHLGSRSSDFSTLSITDTITCPVVVRKTRRLSPPWNCSTVMEGNGSDTGDSNSEMTNQVTRPRCGKTDPRRPSRTQTPDSVAQLGSPHHSSVESPTFSPNRRTSLASTSSSSRRAANDLQI
- the mycbp gene encoding C-Myc-binding protein isoform X1; amino-acid sequence: MRTEEQSRCDSNILTLSFVMAHYRASESKREQFRRYLEKAGVLDSLTNVLVALYEETEKPNNALDFIKHHLGVAGPESDDAESLRLELNDLQQKCQQLVEENKELKTRLMQYEPAQEDGTE